A portion of the Parasteatoda tepidariorum isolate YZ-2023 chromosome 5, CAS_Ptep_4.0, whole genome shotgun sequence genome contains these proteins:
- the LOC107439194 gene encoding uncharacterized protein, whose protein sequence is MDKKKRPSGAFKRKQRQEREDSKQKLPKIDKFFSQPSASTSGQNISFDSDSNNVVTAVLVKKPTEEDSTIIAVGDTSAADQVDVNDVCMTHIRAEGLEEPQTSTFFENVFDKSSYDLGNFTNKILSDSEKRLILNMGPLQPSGPFPTDINQNNRCFSKSYYVSYSKYGPVNRFWLCYSKILDAAYCQPCWLFASQRHNAWCTGIRDWKHLSERIKLHSCSSGHSEACAVYEFWKKKNDTNTIDKELENEIRKEASFWKMVLQRLFNIILTLAKSSLALRGHQEDLRQKGYHGNFLSFV, encoded by the coding sequence atgGATAAAAAGAAGAGACCCAGTGGTGCATTTAAACGCAAACAACGCCAAGAAAGAGAAGatagtaaacaaaaattgcCCAAAATTGACAAGTTTTTTAGTCAGCCTTCTGCAAGTACATCTggccaaaatatttcttttgatagTGACTCAAATAATGTGGTAACTGCAGTGTTGGTTAAGAAGCCTACTGAAGAAGACTCGACAATTATTGCAGTTGGAGATACCTCCGCCGCCGATCAAGTGGACGTGAATGATGTTTGCATGACACACATAAGAGCGGAGGGTTTGGAGGAACCACAGACCTCtacatttttcgaaaatgtgTTCGATAAATCTTCTTATGACTTGGGAAACTTCACGAACAAGATATTAAGTGATAGCGAAAAACGTCTAATTCTTAATATGGGGCCTTTACAGCCTTCAGGACCTTTTCCAACAGACATCAACCAGAACAATAGGTGTTTTTCAAAATCGTACTACGTTTCGTATTCTAAATACGGGCCAGTTAATCGTTTTTGGTTGTGTTACTCCAAAATACTAGACGCTGCCTATTGTCAACCCTGCTGGTTATTTGCTTCACAAAGGCATAATGCTTGGTGTACGGGAATTCGAGATTGGAAGCATTTATCAGAAAGAATTAAACTACACAGTTGTTCGAGTGGCCATTCGGAAGCATGTGCTGTGTAtgaattttggaagaaaaaaaacgatactAATACTATCGACAAGgaacttgaaaatgaaattcGCAAAGAAGCATCATTTTGGAAAATGGTTCTTCAAAGGTTATTCAATATCATACTTACCCTAGCAAAGAGTTCTTTGGCTTTGAGAGGACATCAAGAAGACTTACGTCAGAAAGGATACCACGGAAATTTTCTGTCCTTCGTATAG
- the LOC107439200 gene encoding transcription initiation factor TFIID subunit 3 (The sequence of the model RefSeq protein was modified relative to this genomic sequence to represent the inferred CDS: added 101 bases not found in genome assembly) — MSSVFATEALKITVAQICQNIGWHAVQSSPLDILVDVLQRFVSEISKAVHNYSVQYNRTEVNLDDLGLAFQDFSILLHEIQEYANNVDSVPFAYKIVDFPIQRTPNLQIPKSDSREVLMRPEHIPSYLPPLHPDLDEESLYPQPTSIDGLKKNGDVGVNCCDSTSSPLGSPRHGIKRSDWSTDSFNKRSRYYIEEEGRPMREVTSVFMTPTGFVSPVHEGKSAEASLPCLVDSPPPTPDPPPQSTVSSKKDSKVKDVKKEKSSKPKKDKELSKKDLKKLKSSKKEKENKDSSNKHEKLGSLLVSSKKEHGSSHKSSKSDKAKPEDPLRPKSKDKIKLKSRKDEAHKMKENFKLGKMKAKLKHSAASGSSSHVKPMKLSSSKKLKAARLTKSIKHFKGERTKIVEPPLPPSPPPALVIPVFPKEICEPKISVVEPVVEKEVRNDFLEDEDMDFREESPEPRLVIDDSLETQARQEKESRLEVIDSCIEAVIRRGEEESETENKAMDDTINSVVRGPGPGPMMRKLEAKDIYDFTDASDSSSLSSCDIPPHSPVQPPAKKDKKSSDSKKSSDSPKRSKKEKKKKGAKEAKAKSMSPYSPPPIKNQKSNFILKVDDRTPSPILKDDLLSSDGSTPSSSPRSNSFFDHSPPPQSSTHQSPLLSNIPSRPPPFVPGSSYNTTSPFTSVRPLGHIQTNPHFPTPPLFVNPGKSENGSSFQNLQPLNLAKSGPSPVKSSPEKSFELNSASLSSPKDSSDLIKKAANILEKPKMKDRKKDKLKKKGHKEVDKVKDKKEKEKEKEEVKEKEVKKPKEKPKGKSEKGSKIDKRKSKPEKKKKEEKIKEDSTVPKMTLKLASGPGSTKIFVKPNTKNSTSLSSSPSPSHDMEDDIPSLPPRVPTPSPPREPTPPPRPRTPTPPPPSPPPVVKPVKELSPPPVVPPPVTKSTHSRGRGRGRKSASAANPPARTVITETLGTIVDESGNKIWICPACSKPDDGSPMIGCDECDDWYHWVCVNIVVPPKEEDNWYCERCTKKRKIKPKDKRRGKKHKKEK, encoded by the exons ATGTCATCGGTGTTCGCTACGGAAGCGTTGAAGATAACTGTAGCTCAGATATGTCAAAACATTGGTTGGCATGCTGTTCAGTCTTCACCCCTAGACATACTTGTAGATGTTTTACAACGATTTGTATCGGAGATCTCTAAAGCGGTTCATAATTATAGTGTACAGT ataATCGTACTGAAGTAAACCTTGATGATCTTGGCTTAGCATTTCAAGATTTTAGCATTTTACTTCATGAGATTCAAGAATATGCCAACAATGTAGATTCTGTTCCCTTTGCATACAAAATTGTAGATTTCCCGATTCAGAGGACACCTAATTTACAAATTCCCAAATCAGACAGCCGGGAAGTTTTGATGCGTCCTGAGCACATTCCTAGCTATCTCCCGCCTTTACATCCTGATCTTgatg aagaatcATTATATCCTCAGCCCACTAGTATTGATGGTTTAAAGAAAAACGGTGATGTTGGAGTGAATTGTTGCGATTCCACATCATCCCCTCTAGGCAGTCCGAGACATGGAATAAAGCGATCTGATTGGTCTACAGATTCATTCAATAAAAGATCAAG GTACTACATAGAAGAGGAAGGAAGGCCTATGAGAGAGGTGACCAGTGTATTTATGACCCCAACTGGATTTGTTTCTCCTGTTCATGAAGGAAAATCAGCTGAAGCATCTCTTCCTTGCTTAGTCGATTCCCCACCTCCTACACCTGATCCACCTCCTCAGTCTACAGTTTCCTCAAAGAAAGATTCTAAGGTTAAAGATGTGAAGAAGGAGAAGTCATCTAAACCTAAAAAAGACAAAGAATTAAGCAAGAAAGATTTAAAGAAgctaaaatcttccaaaaaagagaaagaaaacaaagaCAGCTCCAACAAGCACGAGAAACTGGGGTCTCTTTTGGTCAGTTCGAAGAAAGAGCACGGTAGTTCTCACAAGTCGAGTAAATCCGACAAAGCAAAGCCTGAAGACCCCCTTCGACCGAAAAGCAAAGACAAAATCAAGTTGAAATCTCGGAAAGATGAGGCTCacaaaatgaaggaaaatttcAAGCTGGGAAAGATGAAAGCAAAACTGAAGCATTCAGCAGCATCTGGCTCTTCATCCCACGTTAAACCAATGAAATTATCCAGTTCCAAAAAACTGAAGGCGGCTAgattaacaaaatcaattaagCATTTCAAAGGGGAGCGAACTAAGATTGTTGAGCCTCCCCTTCCACCATCTCCACCACCAGCTCTAGTAATACCAGTTTTTCCTAAAGAAATTTGTGAGCCTAAGATTTCCGTGGTTGAGCCAGTAGTTGAAAAAGAAGTGAGAAATGACTTTTTGGAGGATGAGGATATGGACTTCAGAGAAGAATCCCCAGAACCGAGACTCGTCATCGACGATTCTTTAGAGACTCAAGCTCGACAAGAGAAGGAGTCTCGCCTGGAAGTGATCGACTCGTGCATCGAAGCAGTCATCCGCCGTGGCGAAGAGGAGTCGGAAACCGAAAACAAGGCTATGGACGACACAATCAATTCTGTGGTTCGTGGCCCTGGTCCCGGTCCTATGATGCGAAAGCTGGAGGCTAAAGATATCTATGACTTTACCGATGCCTCAGATAGCTCCTCACTGTCGTCGTGTGATATTCCTCCCCATTCTCCAGTGCAACCTCCCGCTAAGAAAGACAAAAAATCCTCGGACAGTAAGAAATCATCCGACAGTCCTAAGCGGAGTAAgaaggagaaaaagaaaaagggtGCTAAGGAGGCAAAGGCTAAATCTATGAGTCCTTACTCACCGCCAcccattaaaaatcaaaaatctaacTTTATTCTTAAAGTGGATGATAGGACTCCTTCGCCCATTTTAAAAGATGATCTGTTGAGCAGTGATGGCTCTACGCCCAGCTCTTCTCCTAGATCTAATTCCTTTTTTGATCATTCACCACCTCCACAAAGCTCTACGCATCAATCACCATTGCTGTCAAACATACCTTCACGACCACCCCCATTTGTACCCGGTTCTAGTTATAATACGACTAGTCCCTTCACGTCAGTGCGACCTCTCGGCCATATTCAGACAAATCCTCATTTTCCGACACCTCCCCTGTTTGTGAATCCAGGTAAATCAGAGAATGGTTCTTCGTTTCAAAACTTGCAACCTTTGAATCTGGCCAAGTCTGGACCTTCACCTGTTAAAAGCTCACCTGAAAAATCTTTTGAACTGAATTCTGCCTCTCTTTCCTCTCCTAAAGACTCATCAGATCTTATCAAAAAGGCCGCAAATATCTTGGAAAAG cCAAAAATGAAGGatcgaaaaaaagataaactaaaaaagaaaggcCACAAAGAAGTAGATaaagtaaaagataaaaaagaaaaggaaaaagaaaaagaggaagtgaaagaaaaagaagtgaAGAAGCCCAAAGAAAAGCCAAAAGGAAAGTCAGAAAAAGGctcaaaaattgataaaagaaaatcaaaacctgaaaagaagaaaaaagaggaaaag ATTAAAGAAGACAGCACTGTGCCAAAAATGACATTGAAATTAGCCAGTGGACCTGGATCTACGAAAAT CTTTGTTAAACCTAATACAAAAAATTCCACATCATTATCTAGCAGCCCATCACCCTCACATGATATGGAAGATGATATACCATCTCTTCCACCTCGCGTTCCTACACCGTCGCCTCCACGTGAACCAACGCCTCCACCTCGGCCAAGAACGCCAACACCTCCTCCGCCATCACCTCCCCCTGTTGTGAAACCTGTGAAAGAGCTGAGCCCTCCTCCTGTTGTTCCGCCTCCTGTAACAAAATCTACACATTCCAGAGGGCGTGGACGAGGCAGGAAATCAGCTTCTGCTGCTAATCCGCCTGCAAGAACAGTTATTACTGAAACTCTTGGGACTATTGTT